One Clavibacter zhangzhiyongii genomic region harbors:
- a CDS encoding ADP-dependent NAD(P)H-hydrate dehydratase has translation MSDARDDQVPDGWIRQDEERTRAAVRLPRDDDDKYTRGVLGVRTGSDRYPGAAVLGVEAAARTGVGMIRYLGPAGASASVLARRPEVVTADGRVQAWLVGSGMDAAHRDAATTDAVADALGQGLPSVVDAGALDLVGRATGPVVVTPHFRELSRLLAGVGVDASAEDIAADAPGWAERAAGELGACVLLKGATTYVVGGSARIAVRAGTPWLATAGSGDVLGGVLGALLAGASVRIADARDPLAEVAAVAAAAAWLHGRAGDRASGGGPITALDVAEAMPRAVRDLVAGSAS, from the coding sequence ATGAGCGACGCGCGCGACGACCAGGTGCCCGACGGCTGGATCCGGCAGGACGAGGAGCGGACGCGGGCGGCCGTCCGGCTCCCGCGGGACGACGACGACAAGTACACGCGCGGCGTGCTCGGGGTCCGCACGGGCTCGGACCGCTACCCGGGGGCGGCCGTGCTCGGCGTGGAGGCCGCGGCGCGCACGGGCGTCGGCATGATCCGCTACCTCGGTCCCGCGGGCGCCTCCGCGTCGGTGCTCGCCCGGCGCCCCGAGGTCGTGACGGCCGACGGCCGCGTGCAGGCGTGGCTGGTGGGATCCGGCATGGACGCCGCGCACCGCGACGCCGCCACGACGGACGCCGTCGCCGACGCGCTCGGGCAGGGCCTCCCGTCGGTCGTCGACGCGGGCGCGCTCGACCTCGTGGGCCGGGCGACCGGCCCCGTCGTCGTCACGCCGCACTTCCGGGAGCTGTCGCGGCTGCTCGCCGGCGTCGGCGTGGACGCGTCGGCGGAGGACATCGCGGCGGACGCCCCGGGCTGGGCGGAGCGCGCGGCGGGGGAGCTCGGCGCGTGCGTGCTGCTGAAGGGCGCGACCACCTACGTCGTCGGCGGGTCGGCGCGCATCGCGGTGCGGGCCGGGACGCCGTGGCTCGCGACCGCGGGCTCCGGGGACGTGCTGGGCGGCGTGCTCGGCGCGCTGCTGGCGGGGGCGTCCGTGCGCATCGCCGACGCGCGGGATCCGCTGGCCGAGGTCGCCGCCGTGGCCGCGGCCGCCGCGTGGCTGCACGGCCGGGCGGGGGACCGCGCGTCCGGCGGCGGACCGATCACGGCCCTCGACGTCGCCGAGGCGATGCCGAGGGCCGTCCGGGACCTCGTGGCGGGATCCGCTTCCTAG
- a CDS encoding YceI family protein, giving the protein MDKKTKIIIGAAGGVIVLVGAFAAFGGPLYKQLAGTPDAAPSLAAAAPAAPGALGDLSGAWAVGGSSYAGYRVDEVLNGTPVTVNGRTDAVTGDITVDGSQVTAGSMTVDVTKMATDQPPRDAYFQGEAMETERFPTATFTLTQPIRTDGVEAGVPATYDVTGDLTLHGVTKSVTAQMQASFTPGAGQIVGSIPITFQDFGVEAPSLGFVTVEDHGSVEFSLDVAPKA; this is encoded by the coding sequence ATGGACAAGAAGACGAAGATCATCATCGGGGCGGCGGGCGGCGTCATCGTGCTCGTGGGCGCCTTCGCGGCGTTCGGCGGTCCGCTCTACAAGCAGCTCGCGGGCACGCCCGACGCGGCGCCGTCCCTCGCGGCCGCCGCCCCGGCCGCCCCGGGCGCGCTCGGCGACCTGTCGGGCGCGTGGGCCGTCGGCGGATCCTCCTACGCCGGCTACCGCGTCGACGAGGTGCTGAACGGCACGCCCGTCACCGTGAACGGCCGCACCGACGCCGTCACGGGCGACATCACGGTGGACGGCTCGCAGGTGACCGCCGGCAGCATGACCGTCGACGTGACGAAGATGGCGACCGACCAGCCGCCGCGCGACGCGTACTTCCAGGGCGAGGCGATGGAGACCGAGCGGTTCCCCACCGCCACCTTCACCCTCACGCAGCCGATCCGCACGGACGGCGTCGAGGCGGGCGTGCCGGCGACCTACGACGTGACCGGCGACCTCACGCTGCACGGCGTCACGAAGAGCGTGACCGCGCAGATGCAGGCCTCCTTCACGCCGGGCGCGGGGCAGATCGTGGGCTCGATCCCGATCACCTTCCAGGACTTCGGGGTCGAGGCCCCGAGCCTCGGCTTCGTCACGGTCGAGGACCACGGCTCCGTCGAGTTCTCGCTCGACGTCGCGCCGAAGGCCTAG
- a CDS encoding thiamine-binding protein encodes MLVAFSVAPSGGDAPDASVHDAVAAAVEVVRASGLPNRTDAMFTTIEGDWDACFDVVRRATEAVAPFGTRVSLVLKADIRPGYEGELTGKLERLEQALEARGTDA; translated from the coding sequence ATGCTCGTCGCCTTCTCCGTCGCACCCAGCGGGGGCGACGCGCCCGACGCCTCCGTGCACGACGCCGTGGCCGCCGCGGTCGAGGTCGTCCGCGCCTCCGGGCTGCCGAACCGCACGGACGCCATGTTCACCACGATCGAGGGCGACTGGGACGCGTGCTTCGACGTCGTCCGCCGCGCGACGGAGGCGGTCGCGCCGTTCGGCACGCGCGTGTCGCTCGTGCTCAAGGCCGACATCCGCCCCGGCTACGAGGGCGAGCTGACGGGGAAGCTGGAGCGGCTCGAGCAGGCGCTGGAGGCCCGCGGCACCGACGCCTGA
- a CDS encoding MFS transporter: MIPPSSERATLSPARVRVALLALAMGGFAIGTTEFVAMGLLPQLAADLLPEVAARSTEAANAQAGTLISAYALGVVVGAPTIAAASARAPRRKLLLWLLLAFTLGTVLSAILPSFGLVVFARFLAGLPHGAYFGIASLVAAQLMGEGKRARGVAFVLAGLTIANVIGVPIVTWIGQNAGWRVAYLVVAAIFAATFLAVFLAVPAQAGNPEATLRRELRAFTRLQVWLALLIGAIGFGGFFAVYTYVAPMVTDVTGLPEWSVPLALVVVGLGMTTGNLVGGWWADRDVRTSLLSLFGLLIVSLVGLVLTAANPVGLFAFLFLIGGSAAALSPGIQIRLMDVAHDSQSIAAALNHSALNTGNAVGAALGGVTVAAGLGYTSPALVGVGLSIAGLVIALASFGLDRHRRASRRAVDGARPTTQPIGIGG; encoded by the coding sequence GTGATTCCCCCCTCCTCCGAGCGGGCGACCCTGTCGCCGGCCCGCGTCCGCGTCGCCCTGCTCGCCCTCGCGATGGGCGGGTTCGCCATCGGCACCACCGAGTTCGTCGCGATGGGCCTGCTGCCGCAGCTCGCCGCCGACCTGCTCCCCGAGGTGGCCGCGCGCTCCACGGAGGCGGCGAACGCGCAGGCCGGCACGCTCATCAGCGCGTACGCCCTCGGCGTCGTGGTCGGCGCCCCGACCATCGCGGCGGCGTCCGCCCGGGCGCCTCGCCGCAAGCTCCTGCTGTGGCTGCTGCTGGCCTTCACCCTCGGCACCGTGCTCAGCGCGATCCTCCCGAGCTTCGGCCTCGTCGTGTTCGCGCGCTTCCTCGCGGGCCTGCCGCACGGCGCGTACTTCGGCATCGCATCGCTCGTCGCCGCGCAGCTGATGGGGGAGGGCAAGCGCGCCCGCGGCGTCGCGTTCGTGCTCGCGGGGCTCACCATCGCCAACGTGATCGGCGTCCCGATCGTCACCTGGATCGGCCAGAACGCCGGCTGGCGCGTCGCGTACCTCGTGGTCGCCGCGATCTTCGCCGCCACCTTCCTCGCCGTCTTCCTCGCCGTCCCCGCCCAGGCGGGCAACCCCGAGGCCACGCTCCGCCGGGAGCTGCGCGCCTTCACGCGCCTCCAGGTGTGGCTCGCGCTGCTCATCGGGGCGATCGGCTTCGGCGGGTTCTTCGCGGTGTACACCTACGTCGCCCCCATGGTCACCGACGTGACCGGGCTGCCCGAGTGGTCGGTGCCCCTCGCGCTCGTGGTGGTAGGCCTCGGCATGACGACGGGCAACCTCGTCGGCGGCTGGTGGGCGGACCGCGACGTGCGCACCTCGCTGCTGTCGCTGTTCGGCCTGCTGATCGTGTCGCTCGTGGGCCTCGTGCTCACGGCCGCGAACCCGGTGGGGCTCTTCGCGTTCCTCTTCCTCATCGGCGGGTCGGCCGCGGCGCTGTCGCCGGGGATCCAGATCCGCCTCATGGACGTCGCGCACGACTCGCAGTCCATCGCCGCGGCGCTCAACCACTCGGCGCTCAACACGGGCAACGCGGTGGGGGCGGCGCTCGGCGGCGTGACCGTCGCGGCGGGCCTCGGCTACACGTCGCCGGCGCTCGTGGGCGTGGGGCTCAGCATCGCGGGCCTGGTGATCGCGCTCGCGAGCTTCGGCCTCGACCGGCACCGCCGCGCATCCCGCCGGGCGGTGGACGGCGCCCGGCCCACCACCCAGCCCATC